The proteins below come from a single Oleidesulfovibrio alaskensis DSM 16109 genomic window:
- a CDS encoding lysophospholipid acyltransferase family protein: MNTDVHDFTDDYQTPEGRAGVFSSLFPNVSFYLRMALTVRHAAALSKKNCYDSQQWVRSSLRIVHALERAGGSVITENTKAFKAAQGPCVFIGNHMSTLETFILPCIIQPHKDVTFVVKQSLVEYPFFKHVLLTRNPITVTRTAPREDLKAVLEGGEQRLAQGLSIIVFPQSTRSYTLDRTLFNSIGIKLAKRAGVPVVPVALDTRAWGIGRLCKDFGSIRPSIPARFRFGDPITVHGTGKNEHAQVCDFIEDALTRWRTQPEDTQKIIE, encoded by the coding sequence ATGAATACGGATGTACATGACTTTACCGACGACTATCAGACACCGGAAGGCAGGGCCGGTGTTTTTTCATCGTTATTTCCCAATGTAAGCTTTTACCTGCGCATGGCTCTCACGGTGCGTCACGCTGCAGCATTGAGCAAAAAAAACTGCTATGACAGCCAGCAATGGGTCCGCAGCAGCCTGAGAATAGTCCATGCACTGGAACGCGCCGGCGGCTCGGTCATCACAGAAAACACTAAAGCTTTCAAAGCAGCTCAGGGGCCTTGTGTTTTCATCGGCAACCACATGAGCACCCTTGAAACGTTCATTCTGCCCTGCATTATCCAGCCTCACAAAGACGTGACATTCGTCGTTAAGCAGAGTCTTGTTGAGTATCCTTTTTTCAAGCACGTACTGCTGACCCGCAACCCCATTACCGTAACCCGGACTGCGCCGCGCGAAGATCTGAAAGCAGTTCTTGAGGGCGGAGAACAGAGGCTGGCTCAGGGACTTTCAATTATCGTTTTCCCGCAAAGCACCAGAAGCTACACACTGGACCGCACACTTTTCAATTCCATAGGCATAAAGCTGGCAAAACGGGCGGGAGTGCCCGTGGTGCCCGTGGCTCTGGATACCCGGGCCTGGGGCATAGGAAGGCTGTGCAAAGATTTCGGAAGTATTCGCCCTTCCATTCCGGCCAGATTCCGGTTCGGCGACCCCATAACCGTCCACGGAACAGGAAAGAACGAACATGCTCAGGTATGCGACTTTATAGAGGACGCGCTGACCCGGTGGCGCACCCAGCCTGAAGACACTCAGAAAATCATTGAGTGA